The nucleotide window GAGAACTTCAAACATGCCTTTTTTTCTTcttaattgaattgaaattcaaGTTAATATTACAAAGAGCATTAACAACAGTACATGAGAAGAGCCTTTTTGGAAATATTTGGGCCAGTCTTGCATCATGCAACGTTAAAACAGACCTGTGCGGAATCAAACCAATCTAAAGAGTTCTACAAAGGTCTATCTCTCTAAACTACGTTTCATGTCATTTACCATTTAGAaagattaaattttttttttattctgttgtCTTCAGTATGATCTGTCTACGTAACTACCAATGCCGGTAACTAAGGCTCATGCACCATTAAGCCTCAGGCCCGGCTGGCTTCCCAACGGCTGAGTTTGTTGTGTCCAGCGAGTTAGCCGCCTTCTGGTCTGGTTTGATAGCATCTTCTGTCTTGACGAGAACATTGGGTCTATGGAGAGATCCGTGAGATAAAAAGAAATGTGACtaatgaaaagtaaaaatgaaaatagaatTTTGACAGTGTGTCAAGACAGACTATcatatgtacatgtttgtaagTGACAGTCAGTAgacaaaaaatgacagaaaataaactgtatatccatgacaaataaaaCTTGATACAATATCAGAGTTTTGAGAGAATAGACAGTTCAAACACgtcacaaaatttgaaaaatgccaTTTAACAGACCTGACAATAGGGGTTTATATAAGCACTGCATCTGTTATGGGTAACAATTAGGAatggaaaatatttaaatagATGCCGTTTGTTATTTTAGCAGTTCTGAAGAATCTGAGAATATCAtccgtgatattttgaaagtgatGGTTGTGCTACTTCATTGCTGCTAGTGTATTTACACAATGAGGGACCAATGCCGTTGATGCATTTTTTTTCTATCTGGAAAGTTCTCATGTATTTGAACTCAGCCTTTGAAACTACCTATATCACTGAAGAACTTACCACTTCTCTAAGATTTATAGAATTCTGCTGGCTTGAACTTTTGAGGATAATATCCTGTCACTATCTGTCCTCTAGAAAATATATGGTACAATTAGGCTACGTACTAAACTTCATCAAGAACACTAATATTAGGGTAAAATTGCTGAGTGGAATAGAACCATATATATCTGTCACTGAGTTACAGCTATCATAATTGCTACACCTACACTGTAACTGGAATGCTGTCGTAAAATCAAATCCTAAACCACTGTCATTCATCTGAATACAGATACTCTGTGTTGAATAGTAGGTGTTTCAGCATACTTATGGGAGAAGAACAAGACCTTGCAATTCATGTACACAACATAAATAGTGAAAAAGTCTACAAAATTTacagttactggccctttaataatGCAGAGTCATTGAAAATTCAGTACTTCTGCCATCTTAGGAAACTGCTTTTGTATGCTGCAAGGCCACAGATAGGGCTGGAGTGGTACAGAGAACATGTCACATACATCACCTGAGTGAGGCGTTGATTGACTCACCTTGTTGATGTAGCAGGGGGTGTACCAGGTTCCTTTTTGATATGATCTGCAGTCCCTTTGATGTCCATATCCATGAGAGATTTGAGAGCTTGTAAAGATGCTGCATCATGAGAGGATTCCACAGTGGGCCCTGCACCATGTGATACCAGTGGTGGATTGGTAGAGATGGACACCAGGGACAGGTACTCTGGTTTGTTACCCTGAATATAGAACATCATAGGCAAGACAGTCAAGTGTTGGAAGCTGCTATTGATCTCTCTTGGAATGTGTGTATCTTATCAATCCAAATTGTAAACCTAAAAAGCTGTTATAAATGTTTTGAACACAAAGGTAGAATGCACATTGGGAGCAAACACACAgactgtcaaaatttttaaatatttgtctggTCCACCGCtctgtgggctcattttgaagctctttgagtaaataaattttacacactctcatatttttgagaaaattaaaaattcaatttttttatccatAGAATTAACGCAGGGAtgacagcggccattttgaatttgaggCGGTGGgaaatattggttaatttgtttctccagcaacaaattttgcacagtgagcccctgatttttattcttgattttgaaagagaataactgaaagtttcctttttgtttgagcaaaacttctgtctttcactttggaagGCAGGTGCTTCCTCAATAGACAGCCCCTATTCACTGGACAGAATGATTACCTTAGGAAAATCTGTAAATTGGTACTGTAGACCTTGCACTTTGGCTAGGTAAATCAACTGTGATTTGGGTCGTAGAAGTTTCTGTTCAGTCACTCCAGGTTTGGCCATGGCTTCTGCTGTCGGAGATACTCCATCATTGAGAAGTTCTTTAGCAATTACAGCTGTGGTTGACCTGGATGCTGGGTCACCAAAATGTGAACCTGGGGCTCGATTCAGTCCTATTCAAGAattgaaaagatgaaatttcacaaatgaattacatcataccaattttatttacatttatgtTGCATGATTGGTAAAATTAGAGAGACATAGATACTGaaatttttattaaaagtttattGGCGTAGTTGCTTAACCATCCCCTCTCTTTATTGATTCAgaaattatacaaatattttcaagtgaagtttttttttaaacatatcAGTGGACTACCCTCTCACACATGCTAAATGTGTTAAAATATTggtgaaatttattttctatcttCAGTCAGATGATTTCAGTCAAAATATTCTTCTCAATGTTGAAGTGGCTGTACTCACTTGAATCTAACCTATGCAATCACAGTTCCTATTTCTCACCATAGCTGGAGttcttaatgtttttttttcaaaactgaattTGAATACTGCTAGGGCTGCAAAGTTTGTACACATGCCATAAACTGTTGAGTTCTCTGGCAGAGCTTCTTTTCAGGATTTTCCAGACAAATTTCCGAGATTTTTTTGTTGTGAATCGCACAAAATTCCCTGTTTGTGAACTTTATCCGACAcaaccaaaccaaaccaaattCATATCCCAATGATGCAGAGATGCTTTTCATTGCCAATATAGCCAGTATGATACTAAAATCTGACCTGTGTGTTTGGTCATGGGAGGTACAGTAAAGCCAGCGGCACTGGCCACCTCAGGTACCATAGGTAATAATCCTGGTGCCAATGGTCTGCTGCTAAGTGTACCTCCACTGCCTCCCTCTGGGACACTGGGTTTGATATCTGTTGacagaaatgcaaataaaacagatattGGATTTCACTTAATATGTCGCACATCTTAAACAACATAATATGAGAAgctaataaacaaattattctGTGTGCAATCATAGAGGAACTGAAACACACATGATAACATGTAAATGGCAAACCCACAGCTGTCTATGAGCTAAGGAAACGTTTCTTGGGCGCCAATACGTACTCAAGGTCAACTTTACTGATAGCTTTCTATTAGCCTTCTGTTGAGTTTATGGTCTGACACTATACCTAGTACACTAGACCAATACTGTAACGGAATTCAGTTAGCATATCTGATTACAGATTTCTCAATGCAGCAGCACGAAGTTAACAAAGTAAATGTACAgagtttgctcaaactttgttCACTTCTCTGTTCTACAGTGAAATTTGCTCTCAAATTAACATGACTTcatcaaaatgaacaaaatccTCACATGTAACAACAATGACATGTAATATCAGATTTTGATcatcaatatgcaaaaataattatttatgtGTCTGAATTCTTGACAAAATCTGCATTGCTTGCAGACTCTGCAAGATTCTCAAGAAAGACATACATGATACTTCGATATATCAGCGATGATCAGTGTTATTAGTAGATTTAAATCTGACAGCAAAAACGTACCTTCTTTTTCAGAATCAGCAAAAGTCACTTTTCTACCATTTGTAGGCTTCTCTTCGGGTGTCTGCGTTGTGAAACATAATATATCAGATGATTGCTAATTATAGGTTTCATCTGAATGCTACAACATTAGATTGTCCTTCTACAGACATGTATGAGTGTGACTTTAGTACTGTATACAAATAgaataaagcccgagtacgagggctcttctggtatataaagtccaacccaacgataaaatgtcgaggccgcatgccgagacattttatcgtagggttggactttatataccagaagagcccgagtacgagggttttatccgacttaaaaactatcgcccctaactgatatattttcgttttcaatgtgtttacgtcaaccgtcccctttgtcaatgtaacatgtttaggatatgaattaaaacttttatttgtgaaatagccttccaatgtaatggaacatcctataaatgccctagggcacattatataaatgccctagggcacagcagattttgtgttgcagctggtttccgctgtgttaccaaatttaaatattaaaacgtaccagatgtctacagaatatgacatgttcacttttgattggacagtactttactacggcgctgtcattcgtttctggaatttgtgaccaaggctttatgagtaaataaaacaccctgaattgagcactctgattggtcaatcaacagtagatagttcttaaatacaaatacaaatattaaaagaGTACATTCAGTAATATTCAAGCGCAACATCGAAAGCTTGACctgacaaaaatctgagacaacACATTTCTTCAAGAAGCCAACCTACAACCACTCAGAGCACTGATGGTAAAAAGTCagaacctacatgtacatgcatatgAGACATTCATTTTCTCCATAAACTCTCTATGTCAGAATATACCATTGCAGAGTTTCAATGTCTGTCAAATCTTTCCATGTACAATAATTCAACCTTATCATATGACATGATGAGTTCAATGCCACCGGACTTTACTCCAACCTCATTGTTTTCTGCCGCACATTTTCAACTCCATGAATTAAAATAGGGTGTACACACTCAATTTGTACAAGGGCTGTCTGGCAATGTGAGAATAAATACTGCAATAAATGACATACCTGTACCTCTGCACCTTCagttttcagagaagatttgtTTGGTAGAGGAGGATTGCTACGATATCCTAACTCTTGTAACATAGCTTCAGCAGCTGCACGCTTGGCCATTTTTTTATTGGGACCAATGCCAGTGCACTGGTTGTTGCCCACTGTTACCTGTTTTGAGAGGATACAAACACTTGTGAAAGGATTTGAATTGTATATCAAGTGCGACAAACAAAATCTTCAAAGATCACTCAAAGAGTACTTCAAAAAGGGAGTTAGGAACATGAGATCTACATCATAGAGCACTTTATAGATCAAAAGGAGAATTCATCTTGCTGTACAaagtaattacaaaataaaggTGTTAGgtcacaaaaatatattttacaaatacagCTACCCTCATCTCAACCAGCATAAAATCTTTGAGTAGAAAGAAACTTTCACATCATATACCTCATCTCTACATGTGTGCTGGACCATACATACCCACCAATGTATAATTTGCAAGTACATGTACTAGTAGGTGATGATAGAATTCCTACCTGCATGACAAATTCTCTTTTCCTCGGTTGTCCTCGTTCTTGTAGGAGTGTGAACACAGgttctttttctttcttggCCTGTTGAATCTGCACAAGTCGACTGACTGGGTTCATTCCAAGGCCATAGTCTTGATTATTTTGTTGCGCTGGCTGTGGGTACACACACAATTAAAAGGTCACTTGTGGCAAATGCCCTCAGGGAATGTCTTTTATGAGAATAAACACACTACAAATGCCGTCTTTCTTTGTTATGCTGCATCTTGTGACAACTAATTTTGGAAACCGaacagaaaagtaaattttaatcATCTAGTTTCTATGAAAATCACTGCTGGGTAATTTTGCTTTTCCTACAGACTTAACACAGTGCAGGGCAACAACAGTATCAATGGAAGGAAATTTCAGGTTAAAGGGTTTTGATCACAGAAAAAATACATGGCCAAAGTTTTTCTCTTGTAATTTTAAACAGGAATTTGTACAAACTGATTTCATGTAAAGCACGGACAcaactttgtcattttttgaaggTCAGGGGCAATGATTGCACTGTAAAGTCTAAAGTAcggaatattcatgaaaaaaaaaccaggtCTATACATGTACCTTTTTGTTATAATGACAAAACAAGCTGCATAAATTTAAAGCTTACAATTTTCTTTTCCTCATGAGTAACAATTAGTTTGaacatagaccctaaaaacaaaGAGGTCTATCTATGGTTTAAAGCGAGGTAAATCAATCAATTGCTTTAGAAAAACTTTGTTCCTGTTTTATATGCCTTGACATTTAACCCTCCCAATATCTACCAGTACTtcacaattttgaaatatttaataatGCATATAGATCCTGAGGGCTTTCTCCTGACAAGAGTATTTGATTTAGGAAAGTTGTAAATGACTAATCCCAGTCCCAGTAATCATCAAATCCTATTCACCTTCACCAGTGACTTGGGTTTCTTCTTCTTAAATCTTGGTCGAGGTTTCTCGATGACAGGTAAAGGTGTGAGTTCACGGAGTTGATCCAATACTTTTGCAGCAGCTTTCTTCTTGGAGACTTTCTTGCCGTTGCCTTCAGCTTCGGCAGAGTATTCACCAACTGTACATCTGGTTACAAAAGTTTTCATATGGGGCGGACCACTTTCCTTGATCACCTGAATGGTGTCAAACATTTAGAAACATGTAATTATTCCTTAACTCTCcatcttttcataaaaatatcatttcagaAAACATATGAATATTCTTCAACAATCCACTTGGTTTTTGAATATTCTCTTACTTTCCATCTGGCAAGGAATGTTTCTGAAAAGAAAGGTCCACTtactttacaacattttatgttggtgaaatatttgaaaataaatgtataCAATTAGTATCATGTTCACAGCTAATAACAACATTAATTTCTCAATGAATGTGAGGTGTGCATGCTCCATGCTGTTTTC belongs to Ptychodera flava strain L36383 chromosome 17, AS_Pfla_20210202, whole genome shotgun sequence and includes:
- the LOC139115202 gene encoding double-stranded RNA-binding protein Staufen homolog 2-like isoform X1, yielding MAQVQGITTSQPTQAPVVVAQSSQQPGQNPANSMTLKADGSGQTAAPVTTVAAHGTSAASSTGITNSSNAGSLGAQPSPVQNMANPKEKTPMCLLNELARYNKTQPQYNLVDESGPAHQKIFTVSLTLNEKEYRATGTSIKKAQHEAANIALKECNLPKPKPRPPRVIINGNLDSMTPTVELNGIAMKRGEQAIYRPIEPTPALGPGPGPGPRAPPPSYYNNRPNYNFRGMYNQRYHYPVNRTCYVSLTVGNREFIGDGRTRQQARHTAAVKALKVLRNEPLPEGIKLQEPEKMKSEGIDSDDDDESKSEISQCYEISHRRNLPITFEVIKESGPPHMKTFVTRCTVGEYSAEAEGNGKKVSKKKAAAKVLDQLRELTPLPVIEKPRPRFKKKKPKSLVKPAQQNNQDYGLGMNPVSRLVQIQQAKKEKEPVFTLLQERGQPRKREFVMQVTVGNNQCTGIGPNKKMAKRAAAEAMLQELGYRSNPPLPNKSSLKTEGAEVQTPEEKPTNGRKVTFADSEKEDIKPSVPEGGSGGTLSSRPLAPGLLPMVPEVASAAGFTVPPMTKHTGLNRAPGSHFGDPASRSTTAVIAKELLNDGVSPTAEAMAKPGVTEQKLLRPKSQLIYLAKVQGLQYQFTDFPKGNKPEYLSLVSISTNPPLVSHGAGPTVESSHDAASLQALKSLMDMDIKGTADHIKKEPGTPPATSTRPNVLVKTEDAIKPDQKAANSLDTTNSAVGKPAGPEA
- the LOC139115202 gene encoding double-stranded RNA-binding protein Staufen homolog 2-like isoform X2, whose amino-acid sequence is MAQVQGITTSQPTQAPVVVAQSSQQPGQNPANSMTLKADGSGQTAAPVTTVAAHGTSAASSTGITNSSNAGSLGAQPSPVQNMANPKEKTPMCLLNELARYNKTQPQYNLVDESGPAHQKIFTVSLTLNEKEYRATGTSIKKAQHEAANIALKECNLPKPKPRPPRVIINGNLDSMTPTVELNGIAMKRGEQAIYRPIEPTPALGPGPGPGPRAPPPSYYNNRPNYNFRGMYNQRYHYPVNRTCYVSLTVGNREFIGDGRTRQQARHTAAVKALKVLRNEPLPEGIKLQEPEKMKSEGIDSDDDDESKSEISQCYEISHRRNLPITFEVIKESGPPHMKTFVTRCTVGEYSAEAEGNGKKVSKKKAAAKVLDQLRELTPLPVIEKPRPRFKKKKPKSLVKPAQQNNQDYGLGMNPVSRLVQIQQAKKEKEPVFTLLQERGQPRKREFVMQVTVGNNQCTGIGPNKKMAKRAAAEAMLQELGYRSNPPLPNKSSLKTEGAEVQTPEEKPTNGRKVTFADSEKEDIKPSVPEGGSGGTLSSRPLAPGLLPMVPEVASAAGFTVPPMTKHTGLNRAPGSHFGDPASRSTTAVIAKELLNDGVSPTAEAMAKPGVTEQKLLRPKSQLIYLAKVQGLQYQFTDFPKGNKPEYLSLVSISTNPPLVSHGAGPTVESSHDAASLQALKSLMDMDIKGTADHIKKEPGTPPATSTRGQIVTGYYPQKFKPAEFYKS